In the genome of Novipirellula artificiosorum, the window AGTACGAGCAGGACGAGGGCGAGAACCTCTACCGCCGCAGCCTGTATACCTATTGGCGGCGCACCGTTCCGCCACCCACGATGATGGTCTTCAACGCTGCCGCCCGTGAGACCTGCATCGTACGGTCGGACCAAACCACAACACCCTTGCAGGCGCTGACGCTGATGAACAACGTCGCCTTCGTCGAAGCTGCACGCCACCTTGCGGAACGAGTCTGTTGCGAGGATGGCCTCTCCGACAACCAGCGTGTGGGGCGGCTTTTCCGGAGCGTGACGAGCCGCAAACCCCGACCAGAGGAACTCACGCTACTGATCCAAGATCTTCGTGATTATCGAAAGGACTTCCAAGAGAATTCAACTGCGGCTGAGCGATTGCTGGCCATTGGGGAAAAGCCCAACGACCCCCGTTTCGATCCTACCGAACTGGCCGCCTACACGCTCATCGCCAACACCGTCCTCAACCTCGACGAATCCATCACCGAGAATTGACATGAACCCAGCGGACGAATTCAATTTGTTACAGACACGCCGTGCGTTTCTCGGGCGAGGGGCAATGGGTCTGGGATCCATCGCGATGGGGGCTCTGTTGAATGCATCCGAGCAAACTGCAAGTGCCACGGGCGCCCTGCCTAGTTTACCCCATATTGCGCCAAAGGCAAAACGAGTGATCTACCTGTTTCAGTCGGGTGGTCCTTCCCAGATCGATCTTTTCGATTACAAGCCGGGCCTAGCAAAACACTTTGGCGAGGAGGTCCCCACGTCGGTCTATCCCGCCGAGCGAAAGACCACGATGACGTCGGGTCAAAAGTCTTTTCCTGTGGCGCCGAGCGTCTTTAAGTTTGCACAGCATGGTCAATCAGGAACCTGGCTCAGCGAGAACCTTCCCCACCTGTCCAAAGTGGTTGATGACATCTGTGTGATCAAGAGCATGCACACGGAGGCCATCAATCATGACCCAGCTGCAACGCTGTGCCAAACTGGGTCCGTGATCGCGGGACGCCCGAGCATGGGGGCATGGGTGAACTATGGGCTCGGCAGCGACAACGCCAATCTTCCCGCATTTGTGGCGCTGACCTCCAACGGTTCGGCCAAAGCGGGGCAGCCACTCTACGATCGCCTCTGGGGTGCTGGCTTCTTGCCCGGCCGGTTTCAGGGCGTGAAGTTTCGCAGCCAAGGTGACCCCATCCTCGACCTCTACAATCCCGACGGCGTGACGCGGCCACAGCGCCGTCGCATGCTCGATTCGATCCAAAAACTCAATCAGCAGAGCGCCGACCATTTCAACGACCCCGCCATTGCGACTCGCATTGCGCAATACGAACTGGCCTACCGCATGCAGATGAGTGTCCCTGAACTGATTGATTTCAAGAGCGAATCGAAAGCGGTGCTGGACCTGTATGGACCGGAGGCCACGCAAGTCGGCAAATACGCTTACAACTGCTTGTTGGCTCGTCGATTAGCCGAGCGCGGCGTCCGCTTTATCCAGCTCTATCACAGGGGATGGGA includes:
- a CDS encoding DUF1501 domain-containing protein translates to MNPADEFNLLQTRRAFLGRGAMGLGSIAMGALLNASEQTASATGALPSLPHIAPKAKRVIYLFQSGGPSQIDLFDYKPGLAKHFGEEVPTSVYPAERKTTMTSGQKSFPVAPSVFKFAQHGQSGTWLSENLPHLSKVVDDICVIKSMHTEAINHDPAATLCQTGSVIAGRPSMGAWVNYGLGSDNANLPAFVALTSNGSAKAGQPLYDRLWGAGFLPGRFQGVKFRSQGDPILDLYNPDGVTRPQRRRMLDSIQKLNQQSADHFNDPAIATRIAQYELAYRMQMSVPELIDFKSESKAVLDLYGPEATQVGKYAYNCLLARRLAERGVRFIQLYHRGWDAHNNAQKQVPAQCRDTDQPTAALLSDLKQRGMLDDTLVVWGGEFGRTIYCQGKLTDKVYGRDHHPSCFTYWMAGGGIRGGMTYGETDDYSVNVVENPVHVHDLQATILRQLGIDHERLTYRYQGRDFRLTDVHGKIVKQIVAS